The sequence CTTAGATGTGATAGATTCCATAAAAGAAAAAGATGAACAGATAAAAATTTTATTAGAAGTTCAAAAACAAACACAAAATCTTCTAGATCAGCAACAACGGTTAGCATTACAGGATAAAAAAATTTTAGAAGAATATAAGGCAGAGATCAAAGATTTAAAAGCATTAAATATGCCGCCACAAGATATAAAAAAAGAGAATTCTTCTCCAAAAGAAACAACAGACTATATAAAAGGATCGCCACAAAAGCCAAATAAAAAAAAGTGGTGGCAATTTAAAAAAACGAGGGCAAAAAATGATTGATTCAAAAATTATGGAGACAACAAAGTCTATTTTGAAGGAATTTGGTAACACATACTTTTCAGATAAAGGCACTCTAAAGCGCAACAAAGTAATAGAAGACCTCGATGCTTATACGCCTATATTGATGAAGGCATTACTAGCCAATCAACTAATTCATGATACCTATACTGAGTCAGTTGTTATAGATGATAAAAGTGTAGAGATTTTTAAGTTA comes from Pediococcus inopinatus and encodes:
- a CDS encoding helix-turn-helix domain-containing protein; translated protein: MPKTIRELADELGVSKQRIQQIIAKLSASKTPNKEGNRYVLNAQDVKNIKDLMGFDNDKSSTSESTNRLVDYDVYLDVIDSIKEKDEQIKILLEVQKQTQNLLDQQQRLALQDKKILEEYKAEIKDLKALNMPPQDIKKENSSPKETTDYIKGSPQKPNKKKWWQFKKTRAKND